In Equus przewalskii isolate Varuska chromosome 15, EquPr2, whole genome shotgun sequence, a single genomic region encodes these proteins:
- the MST1R gene encoding macrophage-stimulating protein receptor isoform X4 encodes MTLLPPPSQPTLLLLLLLLPTLPATGGSWQCPRTPYAASRDFDVKYVVPSFLAGGPIQALTTYDGAGEGSAVFVATRNRLHVLGPGLQPVESLVTGPAGAPGCQTCAACGPGLHGPPGDTDAQVLVLEPALPALVSCGSSLHGRCFLHELELHGTVVHLAPPACLFSAHQNRPEDCPDCVASPLGTLVTVVEQGHASYFYVASSLNTTVAASFSPRSVSIRRLKADASGFAPGFPALSVLPSHLTSYHIEYVYSFHSGTFVYFLTVQPANVAAAPGALHTRLARLNAAETDLGDYRELILDCHYEPKRRRRGAPEGGQPYPVLRAAHTAPVGGQLAAELSIAESQEVLFGVFGASRDSSPGVSPNSVVCAFPIDLMDTLIDQGVERCCESSVHPGLRRGLDFFQLPSLCPNPPGLEAPSPNASCYHFPLLVSGSLLRVDLFNGLLGPVQVTALHVTRLDNVTVAHMGTADGRILQVELARSFNFLLYVSNFSLGSNGQPIQRDVSRLGDHLLFASGDQVFQVPIQGPGCRHFLTCWRCLRAQRFMGCGWCGGMCGRQKECPGSWQQDYCPPELTEFYPHSGPLRGSTRLTLCGSNFYLYPAGLVPEGTHLVTVGESPCQVLPKDSSNLSPVPRKDFVEELECELKPLSTQAAGPANISLTVTNMPRGKHFWVDGTSMLQGFSFLEPVLRAVQPLFGPKAGGTCLTLKGQDLSAGTSQAVLVNGTECLLKQVTEGQLLCITPPGAAVASVPIQLQVGGAEVPGSWTFHYQEDPVILSISPNCGYTGSRVTIHGQHLTSVWHLVLSFQDGLRAVENRCEGQLPEQHWCRLPEYVVRGPQGWVTGNLSAWGDGAPAFTLPGFRFLPPPHPPSTKLAPLKPEEHAIKFEYIGLGSVADCVDVNVTVGGESCQHELRGDVVICPLPPSLQLGKDGTPLQVCVNGECHILGRVVQQARQRFPQRTLLGVLLALLLLVAVLATALVFNYRRKKQLVLSPNLDNPASLNRTTGAVSLPMLHSGSDCRNGLAAPAIDGLDSTTRVHRASFSDSRDGSCIPLLQTESIQLGDLDSSLLAEVKDVLIPHEHVVTHSNQVIGKGHFGVVYHGEYTDKAQNRIHCAVKSLSRITEVQEVEAFLREGLLMRGLHHPNVLALIGIVLPPEGLPCVLLPFMRHGDLLRFIRSPQRNPTVKDLISFGLQVAHGMEYLAEQKFVHRDLAARNCMLDESFTVKVADFGLARYVLDKEYYSIRQHRHARLPVKWMALESLQTYKFTTKSDVWSFGVLLWELLTRGAPPYPNIDPFDLTHFLAQGRRLPQPEYCPSSLYAVMERCWAEDPAARPTFRMLTGEVERVVAALYGDHYVQLPTAYVNLGPGALNEVNMPLEQSPSPPMWRSMGQSRPLSEPPSPT; translated from the exons ATGACGCTCCTCCCGCCGCCGTCTCAGCCCAccctgttgctgctgctgcttctgctgccgaCCCTGCCGGCGACGGGTGGGTCCTGGCAGTGCCCGCGCACCCCCTACGCCGCCTCCCGCGACTTTGATGTGAAGTACGTGGTCCCCAGCTTCTTGGCCGGCGGCCCGATACAGGCTTTGACGACCTACGATGGCGCTGGGGAAGGGAGTGCCGTGTTTGTGGCCACACGCAATCGCCTGCACGTGCTTGGGCCTGGTCTGCAGCCAGTCGAGAGCCTGGTCACGGGCCCTGCTGGGGCCCCTGGCTGCCAGACGTGTGCGGCCTGTGGTCCAGGTCTCCACGGCCCGCCGGGAGACACAGATGCGCAGGTGCTGGTGCTGGAGCCGGCGCTGCCCGCACTGGTCAGCTGTGGCTCCAGCCTGCATGGCCGCTGCTTCCTGCATGAGCTAGAGCTGCACGGGACAGTAGTGCACCTGGCGCCGCCAGCCTGCCTCTTCTCTGCACACCAAAACCGACCCGAGGACTGCCCCGACTGTGTGGCTAGCCCTCTGGGCACCCTTGTGACCGTGGTTGAGCAGGGCCATGCCTCCTACTTCTATGTGGCATCCTCATTGAACACGACAGTGGCCGCCAGCTTCAGCCCGCGCTCGGTGTCTATCCGGCGCCTCAAAGCCGACGCCTCAGGATTCGCACCAGGCTTTCCAGCGCTGTCAGTGCTGCCGTCGCACCTCACTTCCTACCATATTGAATACGTATACAGTTTCCACTCGGGAACCTTCGTCTATTTCCTGACCGTGCAACCAGCGAACGTGGCAGCCGCTCCTGGTGCCTTACACACGCGCCTGGCGCGGCTTAACGCTGCCGAGACCGACCTGGGTGATTACCGCGAGCTCATCCTTGACTGCCATTATGAGCCTAAACGTCGGCGACGTGGGGCCCCTGAGGGTGGGCAGCCCTACCCAGTGCTGCGCGCAGCCCACACGGCTCCGGTGGGCGGCCAACTGGCCGCTGAGCTGAGCATCGCTGAGAGCCAGGAAGTGTTATTCGGGGTTTTTGGGGCTAGCAGAGACAGCAGCCCCGGTGTGAGTCCCAACTCTGTCGTCTGTGCCTTCCCCATCGACCTGATGGACACTCTCATCGACCAAGGTGTAGAGCGCTGTTGTGAGTCTTCGGTCCATCCCGGCCTCCGGCGAGGCCTCGACTTCTTCCAGTTGCCCAGTTTATGCCCCAACCCG CCTGGCCTAGAGGCCCCCAGCCCCAATGCCAGCTGCTACCACTTCCCTCTGCTGGTCAGCGGCAGCCTTCTACGTGTGGACCTGTTCAACGGGCTGTTAGGACCAGTGCAGGTCACCGCGCTGCATGTGACACGCCTCGACAATGTCACAGTTGCCCACATGGGCACAGCTGATGGGCGCATCTTGCAG GTGGAGCTGGCCAGATCTTTCAACTTCTTGCTGTATGTATCCAACTTCTCACTGGGCAGTAATGGGCAGCCCATTCAACGGGATGTCAGTCGCCTTGGGGATCACCTGCTCTTTGCCTCTGGGGACCAG GTCTTCCAGGTACCTATCCAAGGCCCTGGCTGCCGCCACTTCCTCACCTGTTGGCGTTGCCTGAGGGCACAGCGTTTCATGGGCTGTGGATGGTGTGGGGGCATGTGTGGCCGGCAGAAGGAGTGTCCTGGCTCCTGGCAACAGGACTATTGCCCACCTGAGCTTACTGAG TTCTACCCCCACAGTGGACCCCTAAGGGGCAGCACAAGGCTGACCCTGTGTGGCTCCAACTTCTACCTGTACCCTGCTGGACTAGTGCCTGAGGGCACTCATCTGGTCACCGTGGGGGAAAGTCCCTGCCAAGTACTGCCCAAGGACAGCTCAAACCTCAG CCCAGTGCCCCGGAAGGACTTTGTAGAGGAGCTTGAGTGTGAGCTGAAGCCCTTGAGCACACAGGCAGCCGGGCCTGCCAACATCAGCCTCACCGTGACCAACATGCCAAGGGGCAAGCACTTCTGGGTAGACGGCACCTCCATGCTGCAAGGCTTCTCTTTCCTG GAGCCAGTGCTGAGAGCAGTACAACCCCTATTTGGCCCAAAGGCAGGGGGCACCTGCCTCACCCTTAAAGGCCAGGACCTGTCTGCAGGCACCAGCCAGGCTGTGTTGGTCAATGGGACTGAGTGCCTGCTGAAACA GGTCACTGAGGGGCAGCTTTTATGTATCACGCCCCCCGGGGCTGCTGTGGCCAGCGTTCCCATTCAGCTGCAGGTGGGAGGTGCTGAGGTGCCTGGCTCCTGGACCTTCCACTATCAGGAAGACCCCGTCATTCTGAGCATCAGCCCCAACTGTGGCTACAC TGGCTCCCGTGTCACCATCCATGGCCAGCATCTGACTTCAGTGTGGCATTTAGTGCTATCTTTCCAGGATGGGCTTAGGGCAGTGGAAAATAGG TGTGAAGGGCAGCTCCCGGAGCAGCATTGGTGTCGCCTGCCTGAATACGTGGTCCGAGGCCCCCAGGGGTGGGTGACAGGGAACCTGAGTGCCTGGGGGGATGGAGCTCCTGCCTTCACACTTCCTGGCTTTcgcttcctgcccccaccccatccacccAGCACCAAACTGGCCCCACTGAAGCCTGAGGAGCATGCGATTAAGTTTGAG TATATTGGGCTGGGCTCTGTGGCTGATTGTGTGGATGTGAACGTGACCGTGGGTGGTGAGAGCTGCCAGCACGAGCTCCGGGGGGATGTGGTCATCtgtcccctgcccccctccctgcAACTTGGCAAGGATGGCACCCCACTGCAG GTCTGCGTGAATGGTGAATGTCACATCCTGGGCAGGGTAGTGCAGCAAGCCCGACAGAGGTTCCCACAGAGGACACTCCTTGGTGTCCTGCTGGCCCTGCTCCTACTTGTGGCTGTACTGGCCACTGCATTAGTCTTCAACTACCGGCGGAAGAAGCAGCTAG TCCTTTCTCCAAACCTGGATAACCCGGCATCCCTGAACAGGACCACTGGAGCTGTGTCTCTACCTATGCTTCACTCAGGGTCTGACTGCAGAAATGGCCTTG CAGCCCCTGCCATTGATGGTCTGGATTCCACCACTCGGGTCCACAGAGCGTCCTTCTCAGACAGCAGGGATGGGTCCTGTATCCCACTGCTGCAGACAGAGTCCATCCAGCTTGGGGACCTGGACTCTTCACTCTTGGCCGAGGTCAAGGATGTGCTGATTCCCCATGAACATGTGGTTACCCACAGTAACCAAGTCATTGGCAAAG GGCATTTTGGAGTTGTCTACCATGGAGAATACACAGACAAGGCCCAGAATCGAATCCACTGTGCCGTCAAGTCACTGAGTC GCATCACAGAGGTACAGGAGGTGGAGGCCTTCCTACGTGAGGGACTGCTCATGCGTGGTCTGCACCATCCAAATGTGCTGGCTCTCATCGGTATTGTGCTGCCACCTGAAGGGCTGCCTTGTGTGTTACTGCCCTTTATGCGACATGGAGACCTGCTCCGGTTCATCCGCTCACCCCAGCGG AACCCCACGGTGAAGGACCTCATCAGCTTCGGCCTGCAGGTAGCCCACGGCATGGAGTAcctggcagagcagaaatttGTGCACAGGGACCTAGCTGCTCGGAACTGCAT GCTGGATGAATCATTCACAGTCAAGGTGGCTGACTTTGGTCTGGCTCGCTATGTCCTGGACAAGGAGTACTACAGTATTCGGCAGCACCGCCATGCTCGCCTACCTGTCAAATGGATGGCACTGGAGAGCCTTCAGACCTACAAATTCACTACCAAGTCTGATGTG
- the MST1R gene encoding macrophage-stimulating protein receptor isoform X7 translates to MTLLPPPSQPTLLLLLLLLPTLPATGGSWQCPRTPYAASRDFDVKYVVPSFLAGGPIQALTTYDGAGEGSAVFVATRNRLHVLGPGLQPVESLVTGPAGAPGCQTCAACGPGLHGPPGDTDAQVLVLEPALPALVSCGSSLHGRCFLHELELHGTVVHLAPPACLFSAHQNRPEDCPDCVASPLGTLVTVVEQGHASYFYVASSLNTTVAASFSPRSVSIRRLKADASGFAPGFPALSVLPSHLTSYHIEYVYSFHSGTFVYFLTVQPANVAAAPGALHTRLARLNAAETDLGDYRELILDCHYEPKRRRRGAPEGGQPYPVLRAAHTAPVGGQLAAELSIAESQEVLFGVFGASRDSSPGVSPNSVVCAFPIDLMDTLIDQGVERCCESSVHPGLRRGLDFFQLPSLCPNPPGLEAPSPNASCYHFPLLVSGSLLRVDLFNGLLGPVQVTALHVTRLDNVTVAHMGTADGRILQVELARSFNFLLYVSNFSLGSNGQPIQRDVSRLGDHLLFASGDQVFQVPIQGPGCRHFLTCWRCLRAQRFMGCGWCGGMCGRQKECPGSWQQDYCPPELTEFYPHSGPLRGSTRLTLCGSNFYLYPAGLVPEGTHLVTVGESPCQVLPKDSSNLSPVPRKDFVEELECELKPLSTQAAGPANISLTVTNMPRGKHFWVDGTSMLQGFSFLEPVLRAVQPLFGPKAGGTCLTLKGQDLSAGTSQAVLVNGTECLLKQVTEGQLLCITPPGAAVASVPIQLQVGGAEVPGSWTFHYQEDPVILSISPNCGYTGSRVTIHGQHLTSVWHLVLSFQDGLRAVENRQCEGQLPEQHWCRLPEYVVRGPQGWVTGNLSAWGDGAPAFTLPGFRFLPPPHPPSTKLAPLKPEEHAIKFEYIGLGSVADCVDVNVTVGGESCQHELRGDVVICPLPPSLQLGKDGTPLQVCVNGECHILGRVVQQARQRFPQRTLLGVLLALLLLVAVLATALVFNYRRKKQLAAPAIDGLDSTTRVHRASFSDSRDGSCIPLLQTESIQLGDLDSSLLAEVKDVLIPHEHVVTHSNQVIGKGHFGVVYHGEYTDKAQNRIHCAVKSLSRITEVQEVEAFLREGLLMRGLHHPNVLALIGIVLPPEGLPCVLLPFMRHGDLLRFIRSPQRNPTVKDLISFGLQVAHGMEYLAEQKFVHRDLAARNCMLDESFTVKVADFGLARYVLDKEYYSIRQHRHARLPVKWMALESLQTYKFTTKSDVWSFGVLLWELLTRGAPPYPNIDPFDLTHFLAQGRRLPQPEYCPSSLYAVMERCWAEDPAARPTFRMLTGEVERVVAALYGDHYVQLPTAYVNLGPGALNEVNMPLEQSPSPPMWRSMGQSRPLSEPPSPT, encoded by the exons ATGACGCTCCTCCCGCCGCCGTCTCAGCCCAccctgttgctgctgctgcttctgctgccgaCCCTGCCGGCGACGGGTGGGTCCTGGCAGTGCCCGCGCACCCCCTACGCCGCCTCCCGCGACTTTGATGTGAAGTACGTGGTCCCCAGCTTCTTGGCCGGCGGCCCGATACAGGCTTTGACGACCTACGATGGCGCTGGGGAAGGGAGTGCCGTGTTTGTGGCCACACGCAATCGCCTGCACGTGCTTGGGCCTGGTCTGCAGCCAGTCGAGAGCCTGGTCACGGGCCCTGCTGGGGCCCCTGGCTGCCAGACGTGTGCGGCCTGTGGTCCAGGTCTCCACGGCCCGCCGGGAGACACAGATGCGCAGGTGCTGGTGCTGGAGCCGGCGCTGCCCGCACTGGTCAGCTGTGGCTCCAGCCTGCATGGCCGCTGCTTCCTGCATGAGCTAGAGCTGCACGGGACAGTAGTGCACCTGGCGCCGCCAGCCTGCCTCTTCTCTGCACACCAAAACCGACCCGAGGACTGCCCCGACTGTGTGGCTAGCCCTCTGGGCACCCTTGTGACCGTGGTTGAGCAGGGCCATGCCTCCTACTTCTATGTGGCATCCTCATTGAACACGACAGTGGCCGCCAGCTTCAGCCCGCGCTCGGTGTCTATCCGGCGCCTCAAAGCCGACGCCTCAGGATTCGCACCAGGCTTTCCAGCGCTGTCAGTGCTGCCGTCGCACCTCACTTCCTACCATATTGAATACGTATACAGTTTCCACTCGGGAACCTTCGTCTATTTCCTGACCGTGCAACCAGCGAACGTGGCAGCCGCTCCTGGTGCCTTACACACGCGCCTGGCGCGGCTTAACGCTGCCGAGACCGACCTGGGTGATTACCGCGAGCTCATCCTTGACTGCCATTATGAGCCTAAACGTCGGCGACGTGGGGCCCCTGAGGGTGGGCAGCCCTACCCAGTGCTGCGCGCAGCCCACACGGCTCCGGTGGGCGGCCAACTGGCCGCTGAGCTGAGCATCGCTGAGAGCCAGGAAGTGTTATTCGGGGTTTTTGGGGCTAGCAGAGACAGCAGCCCCGGTGTGAGTCCCAACTCTGTCGTCTGTGCCTTCCCCATCGACCTGATGGACACTCTCATCGACCAAGGTGTAGAGCGCTGTTGTGAGTCTTCGGTCCATCCCGGCCTCCGGCGAGGCCTCGACTTCTTCCAGTTGCCCAGTTTATGCCCCAACCCG CCTGGCCTAGAGGCCCCCAGCCCCAATGCCAGCTGCTACCACTTCCCTCTGCTGGTCAGCGGCAGCCTTCTACGTGTGGACCTGTTCAACGGGCTGTTAGGACCAGTGCAGGTCACCGCGCTGCATGTGACACGCCTCGACAATGTCACAGTTGCCCACATGGGCACAGCTGATGGGCGCATCTTGCAG GTGGAGCTGGCCAGATCTTTCAACTTCTTGCTGTATGTATCCAACTTCTCACTGGGCAGTAATGGGCAGCCCATTCAACGGGATGTCAGTCGCCTTGGGGATCACCTGCTCTTTGCCTCTGGGGACCAG GTCTTCCAGGTACCTATCCAAGGCCCTGGCTGCCGCCACTTCCTCACCTGTTGGCGTTGCCTGAGGGCACAGCGTTTCATGGGCTGTGGATGGTGTGGGGGCATGTGTGGCCGGCAGAAGGAGTGTCCTGGCTCCTGGCAACAGGACTATTGCCCACCTGAGCTTACTGAG TTCTACCCCCACAGTGGACCCCTAAGGGGCAGCACAAGGCTGACCCTGTGTGGCTCCAACTTCTACCTGTACCCTGCTGGACTAGTGCCTGAGGGCACTCATCTGGTCACCGTGGGGGAAAGTCCCTGCCAAGTACTGCCCAAGGACAGCTCAAACCTCAG CCCAGTGCCCCGGAAGGACTTTGTAGAGGAGCTTGAGTGTGAGCTGAAGCCCTTGAGCACACAGGCAGCCGGGCCTGCCAACATCAGCCTCACCGTGACCAACATGCCAAGGGGCAAGCACTTCTGGGTAGACGGCACCTCCATGCTGCAAGGCTTCTCTTTCCTG GAGCCAGTGCTGAGAGCAGTACAACCCCTATTTGGCCCAAAGGCAGGGGGCACCTGCCTCACCCTTAAAGGCCAGGACCTGTCTGCAGGCACCAGCCAGGCTGTGTTGGTCAATGGGACTGAGTGCCTGCTGAAACA GGTCACTGAGGGGCAGCTTTTATGTATCACGCCCCCCGGGGCTGCTGTGGCCAGCGTTCCCATTCAGCTGCAGGTGGGAGGTGCTGAGGTGCCTGGCTCCTGGACCTTCCACTATCAGGAAGACCCCGTCATTCTGAGCATCAGCCCCAACTGTGGCTACAC TGGCTCCCGTGTCACCATCCATGGCCAGCATCTGACTTCAGTGTGGCATTTAGTGCTATCTTTCCAGGATGGGCTTAGGGCAGTGGAAAATAGG CAGTGTGAAGGGCAGCTCCCGGAGCAGCATTGGTGTCGCCTGCCTGAATACGTGGTCCGAGGCCCCCAGGGGTGGGTGACAGGGAACCTGAGTGCCTGGGGGGATGGAGCTCCTGCCTTCACACTTCCTGGCTTTcgcttcctgcccccaccccatccacccAGCACCAAACTGGCCCCACTGAAGCCTGAGGAGCATGCGATTAAGTTTGAG TATATTGGGCTGGGCTCTGTGGCTGATTGTGTGGATGTGAACGTGACCGTGGGTGGTGAGAGCTGCCAGCACGAGCTCCGGGGGGATGTGGTCATCtgtcccctgcccccctccctgcAACTTGGCAAGGATGGCACCCCACTGCAG GTCTGCGTGAATGGTGAATGTCACATCCTGGGCAGGGTAGTGCAGCAAGCCCGACAGAGGTTCCCACAGAGGACACTCCTTGGTGTCCTGCTGGCCCTGCTCCTACTTGTGGCTGTACTGGCCACTGCATTAGTCTTCAACTACCGGCGGAAGAAGCAGCTAG CAGCCCCTGCCATTGATGGTCTGGATTCCACCACTCGGGTCCACAGAGCGTCCTTCTCAGACAGCAGGGATGGGTCCTGTATCCCACTGCTGCAGACAGAGTCCATCCAGCTTGGGGACCTGGACTCTTCACTCTTGGCCGAGGTCAAGGATGTGCTGATTCCCCATGAACATGTGGTTACCCACAGTAACCAAGTCATTGGCAAAG GGCATTTTGGAGTTGTCTACCATGGAGAATACACAGACAAGGCCCAGAATCGAATCCACTGTGCCGTCAAGTCACTGAGTC GCATCACAGAGGTACAGGAGGTGGAGGCCTTCCTACGTGAGGGACTGCTCATGCGTGGTCTGCACCATCCAAATGTGCTGGCTCTCATCGGTATTGTGCTGCCACCTGAAGGGCTGCCTTGTGTGTTACTGCCCTTTATGCGACATGGAGACCTGCTCCGGTTCATCCGCTCACCCCAGCGG AACCCCACGGTGAAGGACCTCATCAGCTTCGGCCTGCAGGTAGCCCACGGCATGGAGTAcctggcagagcagaaatttGTGCACAGGGACCTAGCTGCTCGGAACTGCAT GCTGGATGAATCATTCACAGTCAAGGTGGCTGACTTTGGTCTGGCTCGCTATGTCCTGGACAAGGAGTACTACAGTATTCGGCAGCACCGCCATGCTCGCCTACCTGTCAAATGGATGGCACTGGAGAGCCTTCAGACCTACAAATTCACTACCAAGTCTGATGTG